The Streptomyces sp. NBC_01244 genome contains a region encoding:
- a CDS encoding DUF317 domain-containing protein: protein MPQTDPAAPRVRLALHPGHGSAVVATLTDSGPGRDLSHELLALHHFRRVDDRTAVLARIDHDEPHYANQAALVLREKGASVEIDAALQTEIDTKWTYGNHPMPHLDRDEIREVSAEAQRIHDDIRSGNLIIHLHAHDGWTTVAVGTYQGGKSVHLHGEDYLRQETADYESEAEAVADFQRQYTVAVRPGPAPLTATERAAAKALTTLTPTAEQPSEKAAPAPEAVAPAAATPQEHEALLESFLAANGEWEKYRTWMDVTIANHESLTLRAEFDHEARHSSDVAWTIAAYESPVGERLWHATASPTTPTLLVRALLESLTVNDPWNQTPTQDLAEAGWSQTTSTQQVYWQAPDGSARFEHDPYAAKYPHNGLPAWTASGGTDLNHPTWAIHLSSATPPDILGALAFELASASTRPAATPPPARPQALLPTPAVPTAPVRTAHRRR from the coding sequence ATGCCCCAGACCGATCCCGCAGCCCCTCGTGTCCGCCTGGCTCTTCATCCCGGACACGGCAGCGCCGTCGTAGCCACCCTCACCGACAGCGGCCCAGGCCGCGACCTTTCTCACGAGTTGCTTGCCCTCCACCACTTCCGCCGGGTCGACGACCGGACAGCCGTCCTGGCACGCATCGACCATGACGAGCCCCACTACGCCAACCAGGCTGCCCTGGTGCTCCGGGAGAAGGGCGCCAGCGTAGAGATCGACGCCGCCCTCCAGACGGAGATCGACACCAAGTGGACCTACGGCAATCACCCGATGCCCCATCTCGACCGGGACGAGATCCGAGAGGTGAGCGCGGAGGCGCAGCGGATCCACGACGACATCCGCTCCGGAAACCTGATCATCCATCTCCACGCACACGACGGGTGGACCACCGTCGCCGTCGGCACCTACCAGGGCGGTAAGAGCGTCCATCTCCACGGTGAGGACTATCTGCGCCAGGAGACTGCGGACTACGAATCCGAAGCGGAGGCAGTAGCGGACTTCCAGCGGCAGTACACCGTCGCCGTACGCCCCGGACCCGCCCCGCTCACCGCCACGGAACGCGCAGCCGCCAAGGCCCTCACCACCCTAACCCCAACCGCCGAACAGCCTTCTGAGAAGGCCGCGCCCGCCCCGGAAGCCGTTGCCCCAGCGGCAGCCACCCCGCAGGAGCACGAAGCACTCCTGGAGTCCTTCCTCGCTGCCAACGGCGAGTGGGAGAAGTACAGGACCTGGATGGATGTCACCATCGCCAACCACGAGAGCCTGACCCTCCGGGCCGAATTCGACCACGAGGCCCGACACAGCAGCGACGTCGCGTGGACGATCGCCGCGTACGAGAGCCCCGTCGGCGAGCGGCTCTGGCATGCAACCGCCAGCCCGACCACGCCCACCCTGCTGGTGCGCGCCCTCCTGGAGAGCCTGACCGTCAACGACCCTTGGAACCAAACCCCTACCCAGGACCTCGCGGAGGCCGGGTGGTCACAGACCACGTCCACCCAGCAGGTCTACTGGCAGGCCCCCGACGGCAGCGCCAGGTTCGAGCACGACCCCTACGCCGCCAAGTACCCGCACAACGGCCTGCCGGCGTGGACAGCCTCCGGAGGCACCGACCTCAACCACCCGACCTGGGCCATCCACCTCTCGTCAGCAACTCCCCCCGACATCCTCGGCGCTCTCGCGTTCGAACTGGCTTCCGCCAGCACTCGGCCAGCCGCCACGCCACCACCTGCCCGCCCTCAGGCCTTGCTGCCGACACCCGCAGTGCCGACCGCTCCGGTGCGCACAGCCCATCGGAGACGGTAA